One Ovis aries strain OAR_USU_Benz2616 breed Rambouillet chromosome 24, ARS-UI_Ramb_v3.0, whole genome shotgun sequence genomic window, ATTACCTGGTCAGTGTCTGTCTCCGGCCGTGAGAGCACGCTGGGGGTTGTGTGTTCCCTGAGCGGCTAGTGCAACGCCCAGCCCATAGTGAGCGCTCAGCCCAGGTGGGCGCACGGCCACGTGTCACAGCCCGGCATGCACACCCCTGTACACACCCCGCGTCCCTGCCGCACACGGCTCTCCGAGCACGCCCGCACGGACACGCTGGCCtccaggcacacacatgcacccacacGCACGCTTGCACTCACTCCCAGCGTGCGGCACACACGCCCCTCCACACACAGGGCCCTCATGCTGGgcacacatgggcacacacacagctgagcatgcCTGCTCATGCCGTCCCCGCCACCCTCACTCCAACAGGCGCCTGAGCTGCTGTTTGCCGCCTCTGCCTCCGGCGTGTTTGCCAAGCAGTTTCCATGGCGACACATCTCAGCTCGGCTGGGAGCGGGGAAGATGGCCTCCATGGAGGGGACGAGCCTTGAGGTCTCTGCATCCACCAGCTCCACCAGCAGGCAAGGGCGGGTGCTCCCCAAAGTGGAGATGCCACCCCTGGCCCAGCCTGTATGAGGCTGGCACCTGAGGCGGCGGCTCTGGAACTTCTGGGTTACATGCTCTAGGgcgaaggtcactcagtcattcaacaaacccTGTATGCTGGCTGCACAGTCACCTGAGGCACAGGCCTGGCTCACTAGACTGTTATCCCAGCATCTGGCTGAAGGCCCATCCCACAGGTCAGTGGTCCCTGAGCATCGAGGCCTGGCCACTCACCCTCTGCTTACATGGGGCAAGGAAGCCATGCTCCCTGCCCGCCCACATGCTGGAAGACCAAACGCAAAAGCAACCCTGATTCTGCACCCCTGCCTGAACCTCCATCCTCTGTGCCGCAACGCCTGTGAAGGAGGGAACCTGCCCGGTAACTGGCTTTGGCCACCCAAGGCGACAGTGACACCATGCCAGGGCTCAGCCACAGGATGGCGTGCTTCTGCCTGCTCTCCCGTGGACTCCTGCGGTCTGCAGCAAGGTGAGGGGGCGTGGGGCCTCCTAGCTGAGACTACCACCCCCCCAACCCGCCACAGAGCGAGCCCAGAGCAGCAGTCTGCCAGGCTGGCCTTGAGACCCTTCAGATACAAGAAAACGTGGTTTTAAGTCGCTGGCCTGAGACtgcttgttacacagcagtagctAAGagacacaccctcttccaagggCCTCATGCAATCAGTACAGGCCAGAGCGTGTGGGTTATCCATGGACCCACCCTGTGCCTGAGCCTGGTGGTGGAGAGGACCGCTGCTGCCTCCTGGGAGCCCACAGCACTTCAGAGAGGCGGGGTGAGCCGCCCAGGCCCTGCGATATGTAGGAGCAGGTGGGCATGGCCACAGAGCCTGGCTGAAGCAGAGCTTCCTGTTTCCTTCCCCTTGGACACCTGTTTGCAAACATTACTTCCTGGGTAACTacgcctcagttcagttcagttcagttgctcagttatgtccgactctttgtgaccccgtggactgcagcatgcctggcctccctgtccatcaccaactcctggaacttactcaaactcacgtccattgagtcagtgatgtcatccaaccaccgcatcctctgttgtccccttctcctcctgccttcaatctttcccagcatctgggtcttttccagtgagtcaattcttcccatcaggtggccgaaagattggagtttcagcttcaccatcagtccttccaatgaatattcaggactgatttcctttaggatggactggttggatctccttgcactccaagtgattctcaagagtcttcttcaatactacagttcaaaagcatcaattctctggtgctcactttctttatagtccaactctcacatccatacatgactcctggaaaaaccatagctttaactagatggaccttggtcggcaaagtggtatctctgctttttaatatgctgtctaggttggtcatagcttttcttccaagaagcaagcgccttttaatttcatggctgcagtcaccatctgcagtgattttggagcccagaatgaagtctctcactgtttccactacttCCTTGCCCACTAGGTCGTCCCCTGTCGCAGTCtggggcttctctcgttgtggagcaggggctccagGGCGCACAGGCTCTGTGGCttgggtgcacaggcttagctgccctgtggcatgcgggatctttcatgaccagggattggaacccttgtcctttgcattgcaaggcagattcttaaccactggacccccagggaagcccacgcttTTACTTCCAATACTAGTAAtttgtctttttcctgttttcttggcCTAGAGGCCTTCTCTGCTTAGTCGCtaaagttgtgtctcactcttttggGACACCAcaggctgcagcccgccaggctcctcagcccatggggtttcccaggcaagaattccggaGTGGGTTGCACTTCCTTCACGAGGGAACCTTCCCGATCCAgcaaaccctgatctcctgcactggcaggcgggttcgtTACCAGGGAAGATTGACTTGAGGCCTACTGACTTTCTTGATTTCTTCTAAGAACCAGTTGTTGGTTTCATGATTTCCTCTATTAATTTCCTGTTTCgttgatttctgctcttttattatttcttttcctgtcctTACTTTGGGTTGAATTTGTTCTTTTCCTGGTTTCCTAAGGTAGAAGCTTAGTTTATTGATCTTAGATCTTTCTTTTCTCATACATGTATTCGATGCTCTACATACCCCTCTGAGCACTGCTTCGCTGCAGTCCATAAATTTAGATAAGCTATAATTCcattttcattcagttaaaaatatgTCTAAGTTTCTCTTGAGATTTCTCGACTGCGCAGTGTGCTTTTGAACACTGAGACTCACCTCCAGCAGGCAGACAGCACAATCCCCATTTCCCCCAGGCCCCCACGGCCGAGAGGCAGCAAAGCTGGGCTGCACTACCTTCTGCCCAGTCCCGAGGACCAGCCCAGAGCTAGACTCGGCTCATGTCGTGAGTGACTCCGTTGCCTGGCCAGTGAGCGCTGAACTGCTACAAGGTTGGAGGGTTCGGAGACTGAAAGTCTGGCCTGATTGGGCCCGGGGTCACTGGCCTCAGGGCCAAGGCCGAAGCCGCACTCTCCAGCCTGAGCGGTTGGCTCTCTGAGCCTGGGTGTCCCTGGGGCATGGTGGGGTCTACGCAGAggaacccccaccccaggctaGGGAAGCACGTGGCCCCCGTGCAGAGGGCCCTCCCCAGCTGTGTCTCTGAGCCCCACGGGGCCTGGGCTACCCCTGGGCCGTCTCAGAGTCGCTGACCCACTGGGCATGGTCACAAGACATTTATTCTGAGTAGAAAATGAGCCATTTCTTCAGCAATGCATCAGAATGGGACTCCTTGACCTTGCTGGGCTCGCCTGGTCCTGGATCCCCTGGAGGGTCCCCTGGGCGCCCGGCCAGACCAGGGCCCCTGGGAGGGCAGGGCCCCAGCAGGGTCCCGGGGAGGGCAGGGCCCGAGGAAAGGCCGTGGGGCCCAGCAGGGTCCCGGGGAGGGCAGGGCCCGAGGAAGGGTCGTGGGGCCCAGCAGGGTCCCGGGGAGGGCAGGGCCCGAGGAAAGGCCGTGGGGCCCAGCAGGGTCCCGGGGAGGGCAGGGCCCGAGGAAAGGCCGTGGGGCCCAGCAGGGTCCCGGGGAGGGCAGGGCCCGAGGAAGGGTCGTGGGGCCCCAGCAGGGTGCCGGGGAGGGCAGGGCCCGAGGGAGGGCTGTGGGGCCTCAGGGTCCCGGGGAGGGCAGGGCCCGAGGAAAGGCCGTGGGGCCCAGCAGGGTCCCAGGGAGGGCAGGGCCCGAGGGAGGGCCGTGGGCCCCAGCAGGGACCCGGGGAGGGCAGGGCCCGAGGAAGGGCCGTGGGCCCCAGCAGGGTCCCGGGGAGGGCAGGGCCCGAGGAAGGGCCGTGGGCCCCAGCAGGGTGCCGGGGAGGGCAGGGCCCGAGGGAGGGCTGTGGGGCCTCAGGGTGCCGGGGAGGGCAGGGCCCGAGGGAGGGCTGTGGGGCCTCAGGGTCCCGGGGAGGCGCTGCTCGGCCGGTCAGTAGCAGTCGGCCTCGTTGTCTCCCAGGACGCCCACGGTGGCCAGCATGTCCTGCAGGAGGGACTGGGGGCTCCTCTCCACGTGGTCACTGCTCTCGGCCAGGGTGTCTCGAAGGGCCTCCAGGTCCATGGACCTCAGCACAGCCAGGACAGTCTCGGGCGCCAGCTCCCCCAGGGGCTGACCCTGTTCACCGGCCTGCCACCTCCGCAGGGCGGCCTCCACAGAGGCCACGTTGGGACCGTCCCCCACCTCCTGCTGGCTGCCGGAGGGAGTGGCCTTGGCcttcaggaagaggaggaggtcaCAGGACTTCTGGGCCACGGGGCGGTCACAGTCAAACAAGGACCGTAAAGCGAACTCGAAGAGCTGGACTCGGCAGAGGGCCTGCAGGGCCTGGGTCAGTGCGCCGGGCGGGGCCGCCGTGGAGGGGCCGAGGGGGCCCAGCAGCTGCTCCAGAAACACCAGTGCCAGCTCCAGGCCCTGGACGCGCACCTCCCAGTCCAGGTCCCTGCTCGCCGCCTGCAGCACCGGGGCCACGGACTGCTCCGGATCCTTAGCCACGTCTGCGTAGCCGTCCCGCAGCCACTCGGTGAAGACCCGCATGACGGCCCGCCGGGGGAACCCCTCTGAGTCTGTGGTCAGGACGAGCAGAAGCTCCTCGAGTGGGGTCTTCTGGAAGACAGAGAGCGAGGCGGGTGGGTGGGGTCCAGGCACCGGGGCGGCAGGGAGGGCCCCCGAGGGACCCCGAGTGAGTGCTGGGGCTCAGCCTGCTCTGCCTCCTTCAGGCCACAGGCCCCTGGGCCCCCCACCtgctcatctgtcaaatgggggtgACCACGTCCAAGTGACAGGGGTGCAGGAGGCCGAGCGGGAGACTCCAGGCCCTGCCCACACCCGTGGCAGACCCGCTTCACCCTGGCCCTCAGGAGGCTGGCCGGGGCGGGCCGCGTGGCCGTGGGGGCCCACCGTGCCCTACCTGCGGGACGTCTGGGTGCTCAGGCCTGGAGGGGGCGGCGAGCAGCCCCCAGCTGGACAGCTGCCCCACGGCGGCCACTGCGCTTGCACGGACGTAGCTCTCAGGGTCTTGCAGGAGCTGCCTGGTGAGCTCGGGCACCTCCGAGCCTAGCAGCGCCTGTCTGAAGCTGCCCTGCCCTGCGGGTCCAAGCAGCCACAAGCAGCAGTGACCAAGCGCTGAGTCCATGGCCCCGCCTCACTCCCCCAAAGGCAGCCAAGAGGGCCCAAGATCCCACAGCCTGGGGGCGGTGCCAAGGCTAGGCCAGCCCCCGAGCCCTGCGCTCACCTCCCCAGCGTCTGGTCATCTGGGTCAGGAACTCAAGGCCCGAGTCCCTCACCTCCCAGCAGGGGCTGCACAGGCGCTTCTGTAGCACGGCGAGCAGCTCTGGGATGGAGGGACGGCTCAGGGGGgcccgccccggcccccgcctGTGGCCTCCCCGCCGTGCCCcggcccccccgccccaccctgcaCGTCCCTCGGCTCCCCCGGGGTGGCGAGGGTTACCTCCGAGGACCAGCTGGGCGTAGGGCTCCAGGTCACAGCAGCCGGGAGGTGTGGCTGAGCTCAGGAGCCAGCGGAGTGTGGCCTGGAAGGCCTTCTTCAGAACCTGGGGCGGCAGGGTAGGTAGGGGTGAGctggcccccgccccgcccagtgCCCTCCGCGCCCGCCTGGCCCTGGGTTGTGCGATAGGGACGGCgtgctgggggagaggggacCTGGGCCCAGCTTCTGTGAGGCCggagcctctggaggaggcagACGGGCATCAACACgagacagagaagcagagggCGGCTCTCCTCGGGACCCCTGGTTCCCAGGTCAGACGGACACACCAGGGCCTTTTCCTGAAGGCCTGCGCCTAACCCCCCTGGCCCGCCGCCTAACCCCCCCGGCCCGCCGCCTGCCCAGGGCATGAGCCACTGACCCTGCGCCTTGCAGCACAGCAGCTCTGGGGCTGTGAGAACAGGGAGGCTGGCAGGGAGCCTCAGGGAGCTTGGTCCCACGCATTAGGCCACCCGATTCTAGTCTCCGTCTCTCAGAGAGAATTCCTGGGAAGACTGGGCCCTCTCCCTGCTTCCCACGGCCCCTCCCTCAATCTCCACCAGCCCCGAGCCCGGCCAAGCCCCAAGCAGCTGCCTGCCCACCCCCGCCCGCCCTGCCCGTACCGTGGGGCTGGAGTCGGGGCTCACGAGGTACTCCAGCAGGATGGCAAACACCtgcgtcaccaactcctgggggcCTGTGACAGACGTGGATGGGTGAAGCGCCCAGCCTGCCACCCTGGGGCCTCCCGCGCCCAGAGGTGTCAGCCCATGGAGAACAGGGGCACAGACACCCTCAGGCAGCTGAATCCTGGCCCCTCCCAGGAGAAGACAGGAGAGGACAGCGGTCCCGGGACGCCGCTGAGCGATGCCCGAGCTGTGCAAGAGAACACATTCTCACTCACCCAGTCCCTGAGACAGGACTCCTAGGAAATCCAGGGCAGCTCGCTGGACGCGGACACAGCCCACCAGCATCGTGCACAGGCGGCTGCCTGCCTCGGAGCTGGGGGCTGCTGAGCCATTGCAGAATCGCAGTATCGTCACCGCAGCGGCAAGCAGGGGCGCCTGGGGCCAGGGCGAGGGGCgctggggctggggcggggagggagcGTCAGTGCCAGCCGCAGGTCCCGCTGCCAGGGCAGACGCGGGCCGGGCCACACCTACCAGGGGCTGCAGCAGCTCCAGGTGGGCCAGGGCGCTGCACAGGAGACCCACGCACGCCGACCTGGAGGGCGGGAACGTGTCCACGGCCATCAGGTCGCCTGCGGCCCCCTCCAGCAAGCCTGGGGGTGAACACGTGCCTGGTGAGTGGGTCCCTCCTGCGAGGCCGCCGGTCACTGATTCCCACCAGAGACGGGGCTGGCGGCTCTGAGCAGTGGCCGTGCCGGGTGACATAGAGTATGAGCCTGACTGCAGGGCTCGCGAGTGGGGTCCCGCTCTCCCGGCAGCCCGCGCAGGGGCTGGCTTCTGCTGGTCAGAAGGCCCCTCTCTCCCCTGATGTGGGGCTACTGGGCACAGCGGGCTCCCTGCGTCTAACCCCCAAACCACCATGCAACTGAAGCAGACAAGCTGTGGCAGAGGAGGCCCGCTTCCCATTACAGAACAGCCGGTCTGGGAGGACGAGGGCCGGGCCCAGGTGCCCACGTGGTCAGGAACAGCCCACTCAGCCAAGGCCCCAGAAGCCACCACCGACTGCAGGGTCGGCAACTCTGGGGCCCCCCTCGACGATGCCACGGGGTCGGGGAGGGGGACGCTGCCCCACGAACTCCTGGTGGCACACGAGCCAGGCACTGCCGAGACCACAGCCCTGCCAGCCTCGCTCTTGGCTGGGGAGGCGAGCCAGGTACCTCGATGCCCACCAGCCTGCCCCGGCCCCAGGGACATGCTCAGGACCCCAGGGTTCTGCCTCCCTGCACCCGCCCGCCCTTCCCCGACAGCCTACGTGGCGCTCCGGGGCCCTGAGCAGCGGCTTCCAGGACAtgggccaggggctggaggaggatgCGGAAGGCCTGGATCCTCAGCGCCTGGGGACTGCAGACAGGACAGGGTGAGGGTGCCTGCCCCTCTAACACCCCCAGCAAGGCCGGGGCAAGGGCTCAGAGCTGGGGACCGGGAGACAGCGACCCTGCAGCCTCCGGACTGGCACGCCACCAGGAGCACGGGTCCTGGGAGGTCCTTGACCCCACTGCCTGCCCTGCACAACATGAACCCTGGCCCTTACCAGTCCTGCAGTTTCAGGATCCCCGCGGCCAGAGGCCCTGCCTGCGTGGGGCTCAGGCGGCTGAGGGCCTGTGCTGCGGTCTCCCACAGGCCAGGGTCAGAGCTCAGCACAGAAGAGCTGCAGAGGAGGCCCCAGAAGCCAGCATTACTGCCCCGTCCAGCCCACACCATGCCCAGTGGGCAGCTGTGCCCGTGGTGCTGGGTGTGCCCGACCCAGAGATCGTTCCCAGTGTGCGGGCTTTCAGACCCCCTGAGGGGTTCCCCTGACTCGAGGCAACCTTCTTGAGAAGCCAACGAGCTGCGGCCCCGGGTGTGACGGCCGCCCTGAGACCTCGAAGGAAACGAGCggcaccccctccccccgcccggcAGCTGCGCCCGGGGGCCTGACCGGGCCACGCTGAGGAGGAGATCCACAAGCGCGTGCGGGGCTGGCACCGGGTCCTTCTCGAGCAGGCGGGCCACGAGGGGGCTCAGCCGCGCCCAAAGGCCCTGCGTCCAGAGGCCGTGGCAGTGCCCGAACGTGGTGGTCAGGACGTGCAGGGCCTGCGTGACCCGCGGGGCGGCCTCGGAGCGCAGGCAGTCTTCGAGGTGACACACGACCTTCCGGGCACAGGCCGGCCAGTCCCAGGCCTGTGGGCAGACGTGCCCCTCAGCGGGCCCGCGCAGGGCCAAGTCCAGGACACGCACCAGGAGCTGCCCGGCGGCGGAGGCCACAAACAGGCTGGGATCTCCCTGCAGGGAGAAGATGGTGTCAACAGCACCTGGGGGGGGACAACGGGGTGAGGGGGGAGAGATAGGGTTCAGCTGGGACAGCGTCACGGGGCGGCAGGGACGCTGGAGACACTGAGGGGCTTCAGAGCCTGAATCCCGCCCGCTGGGGAGGCAGGGTGAGAGGCCCAGCCTCCCCCCGCTTGGAGGCTGGAACCAGCTGGGGGTTCGCAGGGTGGGGGGTTGAGAACCCTTGCCACTTTGGAGCTTTCTAACCAGTCTCAAAGCCACCCCAGCTGCTGAGTCTGACCTACAAACCAGAACACACTGCACAGCCTAGAGGGGCCCCAACACTTGGTCACCCCGAGTGTTCCTCTCAACAGCCCTGTGACACCACGGCCGCTCTCCCATTCAGAAGAAGAACCCAGCGCGGCCCAGGAGCTCACACAGGGATGGGGAGGGCAGAGACGCGGGCGGGGCACTCACCCGAGTCTGCAAGGAAGCGCAAGGCACTGGGGTGCTGCGCCAGAGAGTGCAGGCCTTGGATCCAGCCGCTGCGCACGGAGGGGGCCGCCCAGGCCGCTGTCCCGAGGGGGCCCGGCTCCCCGAACAGCCCGGGCAGCAGCTCCCCCTGCTGGAAGTGAAGGAGGAATGAGCCGAGTGAGTCCGGCTCTGCCTCCCAGGGAGAGAGCTTGGGAAGGGCTGGGTGTCAGACTCAGGCTCCGACCCTGTCACAGTCCGCTCCAGAAGCCCCTCCCACCGCAGACGCCGGCCAAAACGCCAAACGTCCCCCCTGACCGTGACGCCCTGTGCCCGAGACACCCGCAGGTCTCCACAGCCCCCTGGGCTCTGCGCTTGGCACGTGGAgttcgtgccctcctccagatgtCCCCCGCCCCAGACCCCCCAGCACACCCCATGTGTCAGGCCTGCCCTGCACATACACCTGCTTAAAGCCCTTCGGACCCAGCTGCGAGCCCGCTGCGCCCCGCCCGCAGCAGGCAGTGCCCGACTCCCCACTCAGTGCCCATCTGTGCACGGGTGTCCACCTGCGGCACAGCAGCGCACCGCCCTGACTCGTGCCACGTGCCGGAGGCTCCTGTTCCCCACAGGGCCCAGTACAGTGAGTGGGAACTCGGGGGCTGCCTCTTTCCCCCAGAGCCCCTCCCTGGGGCTGTGACTTGCTCAGAGCCTTGTCTATGTTGACAATAAAATGCGGGCCCCACCCTCGAGGGACAGGGTGCCTCTAGTCACCTCAGACTCCGGGTGCGGGATCCCTGGGCCGAAAAGACGCTCTTTCAATCACTGGAGGGTGAGTCTGACCCCACGACGGCCTTACGGGGCACCGCTGCTGGCGGCAGCCCACAGGGAGGCCCTCTGTGGGATCACCCTTCATCTAAATGCCCCCCCAAAGTTACAGCCCTCCTGGGGGCAGCCTGCAGCCAGCGGGAGGGCACCGAGGCTCAGCCGCCAGCCTCATGTCGTCTGTCTGCATGCCCCCTGCCCAGATGGGGCCCATGCTGAGCATCTCACTGACAAGCAGCCCTGGGGTTCTGTGAAAGGGAAGCCAAAAAGGGAACAGGAGCCCAGGCCAGTGCCAGGGGCCCAGGGCCCAAGGCAAGCTGCCTCTGCGACGCAGGGCTCAAACCTGCCGTGTCCCTTGTCCCCGTATGCAGGGGCCAGCCACCAGACAGAAGGGCAGCCCGCGGCCTGCTAAGCCTCCACAGCCACGGTTGGCTGccggaaggagaaagaggagatggagaagaagaGACGGGAACCAGGGAGCACCCAGAAGTCAGAGGAGCTGGGAAAACCCACGTGATCGGGACTGAGGATCTGTTTCAGGGAGGCAGATGGTGTGACCGACCACGCCAGCAGCCCGACTTTGCAGGGTCCGCTGTGAGCCCTGCCGGTCCTGTGGCGTTCCTCTACTGAGCCTTCGCTGTCTCCTCACCCGGAGACAGAGGTGATGGCTCCTGACCTGCGAACTGGCCAGGGCTCTCAGGATAACCCGAACGTGACTCTGGAAACGCTGAGGTATGTACGGAAGGATGATCAGACATGAAGTCATTTCCTATAACAGGCTTCAGTGTGGAACACCCTGGAAAGTCTGCCCCACCATTAGCTGGGGTGGGCGGGGCCTTAGGAGCTTGCACTGCTGAACTGAGGGACACCCACGAAGGGGCAGAGGCCCAACCCCAGCTCTGTCTGATTCCAAAAAGTTCACCCTCCACCCCAATCCGTTCCTGGTGAATTCTTCAAAGGAGGACTATACCCAGGAATAAAAACCCTGTGGAACACGTCAAGGTACGGGGGCAAAGCGAGTTTCAGAGGCTCGGGGGCCACAACAGCCACCGCTGCTAGGCACCTGCAGGGGAAGGTGGGTCACGCAGGTGGGAGGCCCAGGCTCACCTGGAGGAACTGGAAGCAGTTCTCCTGGGCTGCAAAGATCCCTGCGAGGCGGAGTGTGAAGGACAGGATTCTGGAACTCAGATCCTGGGGTTTCAGCACATGGAACAGCAGCTCTACCAGGCAGGGGTGTTCCTGCAGTAATAGGAGACTGGAGCCTGGGGACAGGCCCAGCCGGGACGCACGTCACCAGGGCGCCGTGCGTGCCTCCAAAAGGGACCGTCCTTCTGGCAACTCCCAGACCCCCTCTCTCAGGCTGTTAGACTCAGTAGTCCAACCGGGAGAAGTATTTGCAACAACTGCTTCAAAGGACTCATTACTCTAATTCAACAACACCTCGACAACAGGCAAGGGACTTGGACAGGAAATACAAATGGCCAGCAGACCCGAAAAGACGTTCTGTCCTGCTGATTAtgaaaagaagacacaaataagagCAGCAGAAAATCTTCGCCTCTCCAGTGGGTAATTTTCTCTTAAACGGAGAGCACTACAGCAAGACACGCAGGGAACAGGCATTCTTCTCCAGACATGGCACCGGAAGTGTCTACACACCAGAGCAGCGCtgctcacaacagccaagacatggaagcaacgcaAACGTCCACCAACAGGCGCATGGATGAAGAAGGTGTGGTTCCGTTGCACACACACAGCGGACTACGACTCAGTCATATACGGAGTGAAACAAGGCCATTGGCAGccacgtggatggacctagagactattgtcctaagtgaagtaagtcagacaagtATCGTctgataccacttacatgtggcatcttaaaaaatgatgcacATTAACTTatctgaaaaagagaaacagattcatagacaaagaaaacaaacttatggttcccaaaggggaaggtggggggataaattaggagtttgagatgagcagatacaaactactacatttaaaataaacaagggtctactgtaaagcacagggaattatactcaacattttgtaataaactataatggaaaacactctcaaagagtgtgtgtgtgtgtgtgcgtgtgtgcacgcgtgtgtgcatgtatgtgcgtgtgtgtgcgtgtacgcacacctgttgttgttgagtcactaagtcgtttctgactttgtgaccccgtggactgtagcccgccaggctcctccgtccatgggcttctccaggcaagaatcctggagtgggctgtcatttccttctccaggggatctttctgacccagggattgaacccgagtctcctgcgttggcaggggactttactgagccaccaggaaagcctacaCACCCTAACCCTAACCATAATCTGTGCGCGAGGAAATA contains:
- the BRAT1 gene encoding BRCA1-associated ATM activator 1 isoform X1 is translated as MDPECARLLPALCAVLADPRQPVADDTCLEKLLDWFKAVTGAGSSLLLLQEHPCLVELLFHVLKPQDLSSRILSFTLRLAGIFAAQENCFQFLQQGELLPGLFGEPGPLGTAAWAAPSVRSGWIQGLHSLAQHPSALRFLADSGAVDTIFSLQGDPSLFVASAAGQLLVRVLDLALRGPAEGHVCPQAWDWPACARKVVCHLEDCLRSEAAPRVTQALHVLTTTFGHCHGLWTQGLWARLSPLVARLLEKDPVPAPHALVDLLLSVARSSVLSSDPGLWETAAQALSRLSPTQAGPLAAGILKLQDCPQALRIQAFRILLQPLAHVLEAAAQGPGAPRLLEGAAGDLMAVDTFPPSRSACVGLLCSALAHLELLQPLPQRPSPWPQAPLLAAAVTILRFCNGSAAPSSEAGSRLCTMLVGCVRVQRAALDFLGVLSQGLGPQELVTQVFAILLEYLVSPDSSPTVLKKAFQATLRWLLSSATPPGCCDLEPYAQLVLGELLAVLQKRLCSPCWEVRDSGLEFLTQMTRRWGGQGSFRQALLGSEVPELTRQLLQDPESYVRASAVAAVGQLSSWGLLAAPSRPEHPDVPQKTPLEELLLVLTTDSEGFPRRAVMRVFTEWLRDGYADVAKDPEQSVAPVLQAASRDLDWEVRVQGLELALVFLEQLLGPLGPSTAAPPGALTQALQALCRVQLFEFALRSLFDCDRPVAQKSCDLLLFLKAKATPSGSQQEVGDGPNVASVEAALRRWQAGEQGQPLGELAPETVLAVLRSMDLEALRDTLAESSDHVERSPQSLLQDMLATVGVLGDNEADCY
- the BRAT1 gene encoding BRCA1-associated ATM activator 1 isoform X3 — protein: MDPECARLLPALCAVLADPRQPVADDTCLEKLLDWFKAVTGAGSSLLLLQEHPCLVELLFHVLKPQDLSSRILSFTLRLAGIFAAQENCFQFLQGDPSLFVASAAGQLLVRVLDLALRGPAEGHVCPQAWDWPACARKVVCHLEDCLRSEAAPRVTQALHVLTTTFGHCHGLWTQGLWARLSPLVARLLEKDPVPAPHALVDLLLSVARSSVLSSDPGLWETAAQALSRLSPTQAGPLAAGILKLQDCPQALRIQAFRILLQPLAHVLEAAAQGPGAPRLLEGAAGDLMAVDTFPPSRSACVGLLCSALAHLELLQPLPQRPSPWPQAPLLAAAVTILRFCNGSAAPSSEAGSRLCTMLVGCVRVQRAALDFLGVLSQGLGPQELVTQVFAILLEYLVSPDSSPTVLKKAFQATLRWLLSSATPPGCCDLEPYAQLVLGELLAVLQKRLCSPCWEVRDSGLEFLTQMTRRWGGQGSFRQALLGSEVPELTRQLLQDPESYVRASAVAAVGQLSSWGLLAAPSRPEHPDVPQKTPLEELLLVLTTDSEGFPRRAVMRVFTEWLRDGYADVAKDPEQSVAPVLQAASRDLDWEVRVQGLELALVFLEQLLGPLGPSTAAPPGALTQALQALCRVQLFEFALRSLFDCDRPVAQKSCDLLLFLKAKATPSGSQQEVGDGPNVASVEAALRRWQAGEQGQPLGELAPETVLAVLRSMDLEALRDTLAESSDHVERSPQSLLQDMLATVGVLGDNEADCY
- the BRAT1 gene encoding BRCA1-associated ATM activator 1 isoform X2 codes for the protein MDPECARLLPALCAVLADPRQPVADDTCLEKLLDWFKAVTGAGSSLLLLQEHPCLVELLFHVLKPQDLSSRILSFTLRLAGIFAAQENCFQFLQQGELLPGLFGEPGPLGTAAWAAPSVRSGWIQGLHSLAQHPSALRFLADSGAVDTIFSLQGDPSLFVASAAGQLLVRVLDLALRGPAEGHVCPQAWDWPACARKVVCHLEDCLRSEAAPRVTQALHVLTTTFGHCHGLWTQGLWARLSPLVARLLEKDPVPAPHALVDLLLSVARSSVLSSDPGLWETAAQALSRLSPTQAGPLAAGILKLQDCPQALRIQAFRILLQPLAHVLEAAAQGPGAPRLLEGAAGDLMAVDTFPPSRSACVGLLCSALAHLELLQPLPQRPSPWPQAPLLAAAVTILRFCNGSAAPSSEAGSRLCTMLVGCVRVQRAALDFLGVLSQGLGPQELVTQVFAILLEYLVSPDSSPTVLKKAFQATLRWLLSSATPPGCCDLEPYAQLVLGELLAVLQKRLCSPCWEVRDSGLEFLTQMTRRWGGQGSFRQALLGSEVPELTRQLLQDPESYVRASAVAAVGQLSSWGLLAAPSRPEHPDVPQTPLEELLLVLTTDSEGFPRRAVMRVFTEWLRDGYADVAKDPEQSVAPVLQAASRDLDWEVRVQGLELALVFLEQLLGPLGPSTAAPPGALTQALQALCRVQLFEFALRSLFDCDRPVAQKSCDLLLFLKAKATPSGSQQEVGDGPNVASVEAALRRWQAGEQGQPLGELAPETVLAVLRSMDLEALRDTLAESSDHVERSPQSLLQDMLATVGVLGDNEADCY